The genomic stretch TGCCCTGCGAGTGGCTCGACGTCGGCTCATGGCCATCGCTGGCCGAGGTCTTCAAACCCGACGAGGCCGGCAACATCCTCGCCGCCCCAAACGTCATGACTCTTGACGCCCGCGACAACATCCTGGTCAGCGAATCGGATCATCTCTTCGCCGCAATCGGCGTGAGCGATCTGATCGTCATCCATTCCGACGACGCAACCCTCATCTGCCGCAAGCAGGATGCGCAGCGAATCAAGGATCTGGTTCAACAGGCGCGACAAACCACGGGCGAGCGTTACATGTGAGGGTTCAGGGTTCAGGCCGGTGGAATCCGCGCTCACGGACCGTCTTGCTGAATGCTGATCGCTGATAGCTGACAGCTATCACCGCCCCAACTGCATATTCCCCAGGGTGATCGGGCTGTAGATATGCGAGCGACAGGCGGTCCAGGAAGAGTACTCGCCACGGCGGGCATCGAAACGGGCGAAGTTCGCGCCGATCACGTCGCCGCGCTTTCCAAGAGAGGCCAGGGGAATCCGGATCTCCACCGTCCAGCAGCCGGGCCGAAGCCCATCGTCAACCGCGGCCGTGATCCCCGAGGCCCACGATGAAACCGGTGCAACCCGATCGAGGCACCGAATCCCCTTCTCAGCGAGCACCGCGCCGTTGGCTTTCACGACAACATGATACAGATCACCCGGCCCGACAGCCTGCCCGCTCGGATCCAACACCATCTCCACCAGATCCTCCCCCACCGGCCATAGATCGTCATATTCAACATAGTTGCTGCGGGTGATTCGCCGGCCCGCCAAATCACTTTCGGCACAGTTGAAGGCGATGTACAAAGCCTCGTCGTCGCTGCATGCAAAAACCGTCGTGAGTTGGGACGGCCGGTTCGGGCTCGCACGCCCCGTCTTGGGCACCTCGCCAGCACCGACCAGCAGGAAATCGCTGGCCACGTTGGTCGCCAACGGCCAGTCGTCCAGCCGGCCGTCCACCACAAACGGCTTGCCGATCCTCTGAGCCACGAGCACGCACAAGCGCCCTGTGAACACCGTCGGCTCGCCCTGGGAGGGCTGCAGAACGAACTGCACCGGCACGATGCCGTCGGTGTTTGGTTGGATGACCCGGGCCTTGGCCCCGATAACCACCCTCGCCCCACGAGTCGGTTCAATCGGCCCGATTGGTCGGCCATCATCGTCGGCCGTCCAGCCCTGCGGCAGCCCCGCCCACAGCAGCCTGCCCTCAAAAGGTCTCGGCGTCGCGTTGAAAAACGACACTGTCGCTTCCAGATGAACCGGGCCCGCTGCGTCTTGCGGTTCGAATCGGGCCTTGACGCCTTCAATCACGACCTGCGTGCGCCGGATCGCCACAACCAGACGCGACCATTCCATCTCCTCCGCAAATCGGGCCACATCGTCCTGCTGCCCCGATTGAGGACGATCGCCCTGTTCACTAAGAGCAACCTGCAACTCCCTGGCCATCACCCCCCGAGCGATCGACCAGGCCGCCGGCTCGGTCACCCAACCGGGGCCTCGACTATCGAGAAAATGCTCAGCGAAACATTCCGTTCCACCGTAGCGAAACAGGTCGGTCGACAACAACTTGGCGATGGCAGGGCGCCTGTTGCGATCCAGGAGCCAGAGGTATTCATAATCCTGAAGGCCCCGCAGCAACCGTTTCAGCCGGATCGACGGCACCGGCCCGCCCAAGCCATACGGTTTGCCCGACCAGATGAGCTGCCTCTCGCTGCCAGTCGGACCAATGGCGTCTTCCCGGCCCCAGTCATTCACGACGGACAGACACGCCCCGTCATAGCCGAAGCGGTAGATCTGCCAAGCCAGGCTCCCGGCATCGACCGGCGAAGCGATTACTGACAGCGAACCCGTGTACGGCGGACGACCGGGACTCAGCCAGACCTGCTTGCCCACGGTTCGCTCGCGCG from Phycisphaerae bacterium encodes the following:
- a CDS encoding DUF4091 domain-containing protein — encoded protein: MAALVFLCGCGGGVAIGSGSVQVWPVPASAIVFSDAVPTGYSELYRETEKTIRIDAAINEVASFQLAMAAQGNVPAGVRNIRVTDFRQGAVSVAASHVRLYRELRIPVEDYPAWYLRLTPHLRAKREYPDVLVPLESPKGALPIDLPPGRTEAVWVDVHIPPGTEPGAYSGRIELETGGGATQGLAVLLTVWPFAIPQTRHAPVIAGLDTAGLIRNHVEIDRRPYSPSRLSSEDPFYERAVQVVDQAMRLLHEHRLSPVLWDLRPAQRVVSGGGVELDWSDYDRLVSGIMDGSAFEDRTAAAAWPLPFDERDPSPDLHGGVGSETYERYVADYLSKCVAHFERRGWLDRHFVWVPLSDGTRAERFKAFERIGRLLKRVEPRLRLVCPLSPMSLEPYGYLNDPFVDVSNLVSIWCPPSAEADRTVLARERTVGKQVWLSPGRPPYTGSLSVIASPVDAGSLAWQIYRFGYDGACLSVVNDWGREDAIGPTGSERQLIWSGKPYGLGGPVPSIRLKRLLRGLQDYEYLWLLDRNRRPAIAKLLSTDLFRYGGTECFAEHFLDSRGPGWVTEPAAWSIARGVMARELQVALSEQGDRPQSGQQDDVARFAEEMEWSRLVVAIRRTQVVIEGVKARFEPQDAAGPVHLEATVSFFNATPRPFEGRLLWAGLPQGWTADDDGRPIGPIEPTRGARVVIGAKARVIQPNTDGIVPVQFVLQPSQGEPTVFTGRLCVLVAQRIGKPFVVDGRLDDWPLATNVASDFLLVGAGEVPKTGRASPNRPSQLTTVFACSDDEALYIAFNCAESDLAGRRITRSNYVEYDDLWPVGEDLVEMVLDPSGQAVGPGDLYHVVVKANGAVLAEKGIRCLDRVAPVSSWASGITAAVDDGLRPGCWTVEIRIPLASLGKRGDVIGANFARFDARRGEYSSWTACRSHIYSPITLGNMQLGR